A single genomic interval of Chitinophaga sp. 180180018-3 harbors:
- a CDS encoding NAD(P)H-dependent oxidoreductase codes for MKIAIIIGSIRLGRQSHRVAHYLEQQLTDSRQETDLIDLAETPLPLLEERVGLHPELPQTALDLSRRLYAADAVILVTPEYHGSFSGVLKNALDYFYAEFSRKAIGVAAVSAGKMGGINASNHLQHVILSMGAFPLPSKLLVPEIYGAFNERHDLVNEQTSKNARKFLDDFLWLAGAIADRKKAATVNA; via the coding sequence ATGAAAATTGCAATCATCATTGGCAGCATACGCCTGGGCCGACAGTCGCACCGGGTAGCACATTACCTGGAACAACAGCTTACTGACAGCCGCCAGGAAACCGATCTGATAGATCTGGCTGAAACCCCGCTCCCATTGTTGGAAGAACGCGTGGGCCTTCACCCCGAACTGCCACAAACCGCCCTGGATCTGAGCCGGCGTCTGTATGCAGCCGATGCGGTGATACTGGTAACGCCGGAATACCATGGCAGCTTCTCCGGCGTTCTGAAAAATGCGCTGGACTATTTCTATGCGGAATTCTCCCGTAAAGCAATTGGAGTAGCCGCTGTCAGCGCCGGCAAAATGGGAGGAATCAACGCCTCCAACCATCTTCAGCATGTCATCCTCAGCATGGGCGCATTTCCACTGCCTTCCAAACTGCTGGTACCTGAAATTTACGGCGCCTTCAATGAACGCCACGACCTCGTAAATGAACAAACCAGCAAAAATGCCAGGAAATTCCTGGATGATTTTTTATGGCTGGCCGGTGCTATTGCCGACAGGAAAAAAGCGGCCACGGTCAATGCCTGA
- a CDS encoding HAMP domain-containing sensor histidine kinase, producing MSAPGVSNLRQRVKQITNLIIGDAAHFTLENRIFNAICVIALVIIAFNVPYNYITGLTVTSLLFGVLVIIFSGIYYLSRYRRQMAISIAVSVVTINVIFAINYFYAGGIQGASLLSFTLAFFLTMLISPRQQYIWWLALNLITVLGLIWWEYYHPVEAVYQTRGDIFADMTPTYIINSMVIFAGTVYLKNAYAKEKKRNEEKARSLEIMNAEKSKLFSLISHDLRNPLASIQSYLELMREIELGPDDKKQMETELLYVVNSTQEMLYNMLIWSRTQLDGQHVNLAPVDVAAAIHPILKINKMAVTKKKISLDTSIDASIRVMADINMLQLIVRNLLGNAAKFTPAGGAIFISTSKTGNKCLISVKDSGAGIDKNRQHDIFSLKVRSTFGTNNEKGVGLGLYLCKEYTIAQHGRLWFENNPEGGSTFYLELPLAK from the coding sequence ATGTCAGCACCCGGCGTAAGCAATCTAAGACAACGAGTGAAGCAAATAACGAATTTGATTATCGGAGATGCCGCGCATTTCACCCTCGAAAACCGGATTTTCAATGCCATTTGTGTCATTGCTCTCGTTATCATTGCCTTTAATGTTCCTTACAATTATATTACCGGCCTTACTGTCACCTCGCTGCTTTTCGGGGTACTGGTCATCATATTTTCAGGTATCTATTATTTATCAAGATACCGCAGGCAGATGGCAATCAGTATAGCCGTTTCCGTAGTTACGATCAATGTAATATTTGCCATCAATTATTTTTACGCCGGCGGTATTCAGGGTGCTTCCCTCCTGTCTTTCACACTGGCTTTTTTCCTGACCATGCTCATTTCGCCCCGGCAACAGTATATCTGGTGGCTGGCGCTGAATCTTATTACGGTACTGGGGCTTATCTGGTGGGAATACTATCATCCGGTGGAGGCAGTATACCAAACCCGGGGAGATATATTTGCAGATATGACGCCTACTTATATCATTAATTCTATGGTCATATTTGCTGGTACTGTTTATCTGAAAAATGCATACGCCAAAGAAAAAAAGAGAAATGAGGAAAAGGCAAGGTCGCTGGAAATCATGAACGCAGAGAAAAGTAAGCTGTTTTCCCTTATCTCACACGATCTCCGTAACCCGCTGGCTTCCATACAATCGTACCTGGAACTGATGCGGGAAATTGAGCTGGGCCCGGATGACAAAAAACAAATGGAAACCGAACTGCTATATGTAGTGAACAGTACGCAGGAGATGCTCTATAATATGTTGATCTGGTCGAGAACGCAGCTCGATGGCCAGCACGTGAACCTCGCGCCGGTAGACGTGGCTGCGGCCATACACCCTATCCTGAAGATCAACAAGATGGCTGTCACCAAAAAGAAGATCAGTCTTGATACCAGTATCGATGCCTCTATCCGCGTCATGGCAGATATCAATATGTTACAACTGATTGTCCGCAACCTGTTGGGCAATGCCGCCAAGTTCACACCTGCCGGTGGTGCTATTTTTATCAGCACCAGCAAAACCGGCAATAAATGCCTGATATCGGTAAAAGACAGTGGTGCCGGTATCGACAAGAACCGTCAGCATGATATTTTTTCACTGAAAGTCCGTTCCACTTTTGGTACTAATAACGAAAAAGGAGTCGGGCTAGGTCTGTACCTCTGCAAAGAATACACGATCGCCCAGCATGGACGGCTTTGGTTTGAAAACAATCCGGAAGGAGGCAGTACCTTTTACCTGGAGCTGCCCCTGGCAAAATAG
- a CDS encoding SDR family oxidoreductase, whose translation MTSQNKIALVTGGSRGLGRNMALQLAKSGNDVVITYKGNRQTAEEVVAEIKALGRQAAAFQLDTADTRSFKAFWETVASHLKSATGDGRIDFLINNAGIDRGSKIPDTTEEDFDELYHVHLKGVYFLTQQALPFIRDNGRIINLSTGLARFVTPGYAAYASMKGAIEVFTRYLAKEIGHRGITANVVAPGIIETDFTKAVFEHAPQAIAHINANTALGRTGVPDDIGGIVAFLCTEEARWINAQRIEASGGMFL comes from the coding sequence ATGACATCACAGAACAAAATAGCCCTGGTAACCGGTGGTAGTCGTGGTTTAGGCAGGAATATGGCATTGCAGCTGGCCAAAAGCGGTAACGATGTAGTCATCACCTATAAAGGCAACAGGCAAACAGCAGAAGAAGTAGTGGCTGAAATAAAAGCCCTGGGCCGTCAGGCAGCGGCGTTTCAGCTCGATACCGCCGATACACGCAGCTTTAAAGCCTTCTGGGAAACAGTGGCCAGCCACCTGAAAAGCGCTACCGGCGATGGCCGTATCGACTTCCTGATCAACAACGCTGGTATCGACAGGGGCTCGAAAATCCCTGATACGACAGAAGAAGATTTCGATGAGCTCTACCATGTGCACCTCAAAGGAGTATATTTCCTGACCCAGCAGGCATTGCCATTTATACGCGACAATGGCCGTATCATCAATCTTTCTACGGGTCTGGCCCGTTTTGTAACACCTGGTTATGCGGCGTATGCTTCCATGAAAGGCGCTATCGAGGTATTTACCCGCTACCTCGCCAAAGAGATCGGCCACAGAGGCATTACCGCTAATGTGGTAGCCCCGGGAATTATAGAAACTGATTTCACCAAAGCCGTATTTGAACATGCGCCGCAGGCCATCGCTCATATCAATGCTAACACTGCCCTGGGCAGAACCGGCGTGCCCGACGATATTGGCGGAATTGTAGCATTCCTGTGCACAGAGGAAGCCCGGTGGATCAATGCGCAGCGGATTGAGGCTTCGGGAGGAATGTTCCTGTAA
- a CDS encoding ABC transporter permease, translating to MIKNYFSIALRNLWRNKGFSAITIFGLAIGITTCLLIVLFVNDELSYDRYNKNADRIYRIDADFLVNGAAFREHTVPALLGPVLKEENPQVENYVRLLIGGNILVRKGDNTFAETNACYADSSIFDVFTLPMISGDPRTALTQPHTMVISERMAMKYFGTTDIVGKTMITDNATTYQITGVIRNMPDQAHMHLDFIRAMAERGDSRDAAWMSDNFTTYMLMRKGATGQQLQQYVDAATKKYMEGPLKKMTGSNLDELKKAGSHFGYTLLPLTSIHLYSTLRDEVEPSGNMQYVYIFIAVAIIILLIACVNFMNLSTARSAGRAKEVGVRKVLGSRRSALILQFLAESTVTSFFAMLLGVAMAVLLLPYLNQVADKHIRFHAAALVWILPLLAGVTLFIGLLAGIYPALFLSGFEPIKVLKGKIRMGFSDSWLRNSLVVFQFASAILLIVGTLVIYNQLKFIRDKQLGYDRNQVLVLTNTYPLGDHAREFKAEVMRLPGVDKGSITGVLPTELSTNTAIYSRDAAFSTGQVTGLVEWLVDGDFIPTMGMKMANGRNFSADMPSDSSAILVNETAARLMGITDLNNRMLYGGSQGNGTVLNVIGIVKDFNTGSLRSKIPPVVFRLVFEPRRIAFRVNTHQLPELLAKIKQVYQSQHSMAGQPFTYSFLNDDFNKLYRAEERTGKIFVSFAILAVLIAALGVFGLITYAAEQRTREIGIRKVMGASVTGIVLMLSKDFFKLIGISVLIGSPVAWFIMSRWLRNFAYSVNISWTVFLIAALIAIAITIVSVIYRAVSAATANPINSLKAE from the coding sequence ATGATCAAGAATTATTTCAGCATCGCCCTCAGGAACCTTTGGCGAAATAAAGGTTTTTCAGCCATTACCATTTTCGGGCTGGCAATAGGTATTACTACCTGCTTACTGATTGTATTGTTTGTAAACGACGAGTTGAGCTACGACCGTTATAATAAGAACGCCGACAGGATATACCGCATCGACGCGGATTTCCTGGTGAATGGCGCCGCATTCAGAGAACATACTGTGCCTGCACTACTCGGGCCTGTGCTGAAAGAAGAAAATCCGCAGGTGGAGAATTATGTGCGATTATTGATCGGTGGTAATATCCTGGTCCGTAAGGGTGATAATACTTTCGCCGAAACTAATGCCTGCTACGCTGATTCCAGTATATTCGATGTGTTTACCCTGCCGATGATCAGTGGTGATCCGCGCACCGCGCTTACCCAGCCGCATACCATGGTTATTTCAGAACGAATGGCCATGAAATATTTTGGCACTACAGATATAGTAGGCAAAACCATGATCACTGATAATGCAACAACTTATCAGATCACCGGAGTGATCAGGAATATGCCGGATCAGGCGCACATGCACCTCGATTTTATCCGGGCTATGGCGGAGCGGGGCGATAGCCGGGATGCAGCCTGGATGTCGGATAACTTCACCACTTACATGCTGATGCGTAAGGGTGCTACCGGGCAGCAACTCCAGCAATATGTGGATGCCGCCACTAAAAAATATATGGAAGGTCCACTGAAGAAGATGACCGGCAGCAATTTAGATGAGCTGAAAAAAGCGGGAAGCCATTTTGGCTATACCCTGTTACCGTTGACCAGTATTCATTTGTACTCGACCCTGCGCGATGAAGTAGAGCCATCGGGCAACATGCAATACGTATACATCTTCATTGCGGTGGCCATAATTATTCTGCTAATCGCCTGCGTAAATTTCATGAATCTTTCTACCGCCCGTTCTGCCGGAAGGGCTAAAGAAGTCGGAGTCCGGAAAGTACTGGGCTCCAGGCGCTCCGCACTGATCCTGCAGTTCCTGGCGGAATCCACTGTTACCAGCTTCTTCGCCATGTTGCTCGGCGTAGCCATGGCTGTGCTGTTGCTGCCGTACCTGAACCAGGTGGCCGATAAACATATCCGTTTCCACGCTGCGGCATTGGTGTGGATCCTGCCGTTGCTGGCAGGAGTTACCCTGTTCATCGGTTTGCTGGCAGGCATCTACCCAGCGTTGTTCTTGTCGGGGTTTGAACCCATTAAAGTGCTGAAAGGGAAGATCCGTATGGGATTCAGCGATAGCTGGTTGAGGAATAGCCTGGTTGTTTTCCAGTTTGCATCTGCCATACTTCTTATTGTTGGTACTTTGGTCATATACAATCAGCTGAAATTTATCCGTGATAAACAGCTGGGCTACGACCGGAACCAGGTACTGGTGCTGACAAATACCTATCCGCTCGGGGATCATGCACGCGAATTCAAAGCTGAAGTAATGCGGCTGCCCGGCGTAGACAAAGGATCCATCACCGGCGTGCTGCCTACCGAGCTGAGTACAAATACCGCCATCTATTCCAGAGACGCCGCTTTCAGTACAGGCCAGGTAACGGGCCTGGTGGAATGGCTGGTGGATGGCGATTTTATTCCAACCATGGGAATGAAAATGGCCAATGGCCGCAATTTCTCCGCCGACATGCCTTCTGATTCATCTGCTATATTGGTCAATGAAACCGCTGCCCGTTTGATGGGAATTACAGACCTGAACAACAGGATGCTTTACGGAGGCAGCCAGGGGAATGGAACTGTCCTGAACGTCATTGGTATTGTGAAAGACTTTAATACCGGATCGTTAAGAAGTAAGATCCCGCCGGTAGTATTCCGGCTTGTTTTCGAGCCCAGAAGAATTGCTTTCCGCGTGAATACACATCAGCTGCCGGAATTGCTGGCGAAGATAAAGCAGGTATACCAATCGCAGCACAGCATGGCCGGACAGCCATTCACCTATTCCTTCCTGAACGATGATTTTAATAAACTATACCGTGCAGAAGAACGTACCGGGAAAATATTTGTGTCGTTCGCCATTCTGGCGGTACTGATTGCCGCACTTGGAGTATTCGGACTGATCACTTACGCAGCAGAACAGCGTACCCGGGAAATAGGTATACGCAAGGTGATGGGTGCATCAGTGACCGGCATTGTGCTAATGTTGTCTAAAGATTTCTTCAAACTCATTGGCATATCCGTATTAATAGGCAGCCCGGTGGCATGGTTTATCATGAGCCGCTGGTTGAGGAACTTTGCTTATTCGGTAAACATCAGCTGGACGGTTTTCCTGATCGCCGCGTTGATTGCGATAGCCATCACCATTGTATCGGTTATTTACCGGGCTGTGAGCGCCGCCACGGCCAATCCGATAAACAGTCTGAAAGCAGAATAA
- a CDS encoding tRNA(His) guanylyltransferase Thg1 family protein, whose amino-acid sequence MKFDDLDSKMRVYETAHDESVVPGMYIVARIDGRGFTRLTKELHSFEAPFDERFRDYMIETTRHLMNCGFKVIYGFTQSDEISLLFDYNETAFARKHRKYTSILAGEASAKFSLLLGSMAVFDCRLSLLPNKALVVDYFRWRNEDAYRNSLNAHCYWRLRQEGLSREAATGRIEKLSTAEKNELLYGFGINFNDLPLWQKRGTGVYWTEVTKEAFDVKVQAQVMVKRKQLYSNMELPMKDEYSLFVGGMLEG is encoded by the coding sequence ATGAAGTTTGATGACCTTGATAGTAAAATGCGCGTATACGAAACGGCGCATGATGAATCGGTAGTACCGGGCATGTATATCGTGGCCCGGATAGATGGGAGGGGATTTACGCGTCTTACCAAGGAATTACATTCTTTTGAAGCTCCTTTCGACGAGCGTTTCCGGGATTATATGATTGAAACTACCCGGCACCTGATGAACTGTGGCTTCAAAGTAATATATGGATTTACCCAAAGCGATGAGATATCATTGTTATTTGATTATAACGAAACTGCTTTTGCCCGGAAGCACCGGAAGTATACGTCGATATTAGCGGGAGAAGCCAGTGCAAAGTTTTCGTTATTGCTGGGTAGCATGGCAGTATTTGATTGCCGCCTGAGTTTATTGCCGAACAAAGCGTTGGTCGTGGATTATTTCCGCTGGCGCAATGAAGATGCGTACCGGAATTCACTGAATGCACACTGCTACTGGCGGTTGCGCCAGGAGGGCCTTTCGAGGGAAGCGGCTACAGGCCGGATTGAGAAACTGAGTACAGCGGAGAAGAATGAGTTACTATATGGATTCGGCATCAACTTCAATGATTTGCCGTTGTGGCAGAAGAGGGGAACAGGGGTTTACTGGACCGAAGTAACTAAGGAAGCATTTGATGTAAAAGTGCAGGCACAGGTGATGGTAAAGAGGAAACAGTTGTATAGCAATATGGAATTGCCGATGAAGGATGAGTATAGTTTGTTTGTTGGGGGGATGTTGGAGGGATAG
- a CDS encoding AAA family ATPase, which produces MEAIIFCGIQGSGKTSFYKQYFFDTHLRISLDQLNTRNKEGKLIDVCVAVHQPFVVDNTNPTRAEREKYIRIAKQHKYKIKGYFFQSDLAAAVQRNNLRGGKACIPEIGIRSTWKRLEPPVMEEGFDELYIVELLADQFIIKAWNHEV; this is translated from the coding sequence ATGGAAGCAATTATTTTCTGTGGCATACAAGGCAGTGGTAAGACCTCATTTTATAAGCAATACTTTTTTGATACGCACCTGCGTATTTCACTGGACCAGCTGAATACCCGCAATAAAGAAGGTAAGTTGATAGATGTTTGTGTAGCTGTTCATCAGCCGTTTGTTGTAGATAACACCAATCCTACCCGGGCTGAGCGGGAAAAATATATCCGTATTGCAAAACAGCACAAGTACAAGATTAAGGGATACTTTTTTCAGTCGGACCTAGCCGCTGCCGTGCAGCGTAATAACTTGCGCGGGGGGAAGGCCTGCATTCCGGAGATTGGGATCCGCAGCACCTGGAAACGGCTGGAGCCACCTGTAATGGAAGAGGGATTTGACGAATTATATATAGTGGAATTATTGGCTGATCAGTTTATAATAAAAGCATGGAATCATGAAGTTTGA
- a CDS encoding ABC transporter ATP-binding protein, with product MNYNLNKYTEKDHRTSNYVAFRNLLQLISGEKKNLVVALSAIIINSTLNLLGPFLTGYAIDHYVQNKQYHGLLVFSGILLCMYLVALFTSYNQTKLMGGVGQRTLYTLRNVIFSKIQQLPVAFFNQNKAGDLISRVNNDTDKLNQFFSQSLMQFVGNIMTMIGAGIFLLVINYKVGIAALAPALLILIFTRVLSPWVKRKNAANMKSVGGLSAEIQESLNNFKVIIAFNRRDYFRKRFNEANNNNYKTAIGAGLANNIFLPFYAMCASIAQLLVLTGGIYLIAQHEFSIGLLVSYLAYATYFYNPLRQLATLWANFQVAMAGWDRISEILALETNLLTVPAAASAPAAPSLLEFRNVHFGYPEGKEILHNINLTLEEGKTYALVGPTGGGKTTTASLIARLYDPTSGTVLLNGKDIRSYDPSARTQQIGFILQEPFLFTGTVKENILYGNPQYENYSNEQLIEVIEEANLGKLLALFDEGLETKVTSGGDSISLGQKQLIAFMRAVLRKPDLLILDEATANIDTVTEQLLSEILGKLPSSTTRVIIAHRLNTIENADEIFFVNSGEVTRAGSFRNAMEKLMHGIRMS from the coding sequence ATGAATTACAATCTTAACAAGTATACGGAAAAGGATCACAGAACGTCGAACTACGTTGCGTTCCGGAACCTGCTGCAGCTGATCTCCGGAGAAAAGAAAAACCTGGTGGTGGCCCTGTCTGCCATCATCATCAACTCCACACTCAATCTGCTGGGGCCTTTCCTGACGGGCTATGCGATCGACCACTATGTGCAAAATAAACAATACCACGGCCTGTTGGTATTCTCCGGCATTCTGCTTTGCATGTATCTTGTTGCATTGTTCACCAGCTACAACCAAACGAAGCTGATGGGAGGCGTAGGACAACGTACCCTGTATACCTTACGTAATGTGATTTTTAGCAAGATACAACAGCTGCCCGTTGCCTTCTTTAACCAGAACAAGGCCGGTGACCTCATCTCACGCGTGAACAACGACACCGATAAACTCAATCAGTTTTTCTCCCAATCACTGATGCAATTCGTCGGCAATATCATGACGATGATCGGCGCCGGGATTTTCTTACTGGTGATCAACTACAAAGTAGGTATCGCCGCCCTGGCGCCGGCCCTGCTGATACTGATCTTCACACGTGTGCTTTCTCCCTGGGTAAAACGGAAAAATGCGGCTAATATGAAATCAGTAGGCGGCCTGAGCGCAGAAATACAGGAGAGCCTGAATAATTTCAAAGTGATCATCGCCTTCAACCGCCGCGATTATTTCAGGAAACGTTTTAATGAAGCCAATAACAACAACTACAAAACAGCCATCGGCGCTGGTTTAGCCAATAACATATTCCTTCCGTTTTATGCCATGTGTGCCAGCATTGCGCAACTGCTGGTATTAACAGGCGGTATTTACCTCATTGCCCAACATGAGTTTAGCATAGGGTTGCTCGTAAGTTACCTGGCTTATGCCACTTACTTCTACAATCCGCTGCGGCAGCTGGCTACCCTCTGGGCCAACTTCCAGGTAGCAATGGCTGGCTGGGACCGTATTTCCGAGATACTGGCCCTGGAAACCAATCTGCTTACTGTTCCGGCAGCAGCCAGTGCTCCCGCTGCCCCCTCACTGCTGGAATTCAGGAACGTGCATTTCGGCTATCCGGAAGGGAAGGAAATACTGCATAATATTAACCTTACACTGGAAGAAGGAAAAACATATGCCCTCGTAGGCCCCACCGGTGGCGGAAAAACCACTACTGCCTCGCTGATTGCCCGCCTCTACGATCCTACCAGCGGCACCGTATTGCTAAATGGAAAGGATATACGCAGCTATGATCCATCAGCACGTACACAGCAAATCGGTTTCATCCTGCAGGAACCTTTCCTGTTCACCGGTACCGTAAAGGAAAATATCCTCTATGGCAATCCTCAATATGAAAACTACTCTAACGAACAGCTGATAGAAGTAATAGAGGAAGCCAATCTGGGCAAGCTCCTGGCCCTATTCGATGAAGGCCTGGAAACCAAAGTAACTTCCGGTGGCGATAGTATCAGCCTCGGGCAAAAACAACTCATCGCTTTCATGCGCGCCGTACTGCGTAAACCCGATCTCCTGATCCTCGATGAAGCCACGGCCAACATCGATACCGTAACGGAACAGCTGCTGAGTGAGATACTCGGGAAGCTGCCATCATCCACTACCCGCGTGATCATCGCACACCGGTTGAATACCATTGAAAATGCGGATGAGATCTTCTTTGTGAATTCCGGGGAAGTGACCAGGGCAGGATCATTCCGGAACGCCATGGAGAAACTGATGCATGGAATCAGGATGAGCTAA
- a CDS encoding ABC transporter ATP-binding protein, with the protein MKQEGSKKKEAGIFSLLQPYMGMVLLLILFTLLSNGLNLWLPKIIGKGIDDFGRGTFQLNALLIKFLVAIAVILLFTYLQNIIQTYVSEQVARNLRTKISDKISGQSYAWVEQANPSRLLTNLIADVDSIKLFVSQAIVSLVSSLFIIIGASVLLITINWKLALAVIATLPIMGITFYLVLKKVRSLFIQSREIMDWLNKVINESILGAALIRVVNSQQPEYNKFLDANGKAMGFGLSIVKLFAGLIPVITFSASIASLVILTLGGHFVISGSMTLGDFAAFSSYLTLLIFPILVIGFMSNIIAQASASYQRISAVVNMPDIMPGGSVTASLKGDIEFRDINVSYGQKPVLKDISFRVKAGSKVAVIGPTAAGKTQLLYLLTGLIKPTAGNVLVDGHAVGDYNPESFHSQVGFVFQDSIIFNMSIRENIAFNETVTNKDMEKALTVAALKDFTDTLPDGLETVVSERGASLSGGQKQRIMLARALAINPKLLLLDDFTARVDTNTEKKILENVHAMYPGITLLSVTQKIASVAHYDQIILLMQGEIIAIGTHQELMQSSPEYIQIFNSQQSTSNYELQS; encoded by the coding sequence ATGAAACAAGAAGGAAGCAAAAAAAAGGAAGCCGGCATCTTCAGTCTGCTGCAACCATATATGGGTATGGTATTGCTGCTGATCCTGTTTACGCTGCTTAGTAACGGTCTTAACCTGTGGTTGCCCAAAATTATCGGAAAAGGAATTGATGATTTCGGACGCGGCACTTTTCAACTCAATGCCCTGTTGATCAAATTTCTTGTGGCCATAGCGGTAATCCTGCTGTTTACTTATCTCCAGAATATCATCCAGACCTACGTCTCGGAACAGGTGGCCCGCAACCTCCGGACGAAGATCTCTGATAAGATTTCCGGCCAGAGTTATGCCTGGGTGGAACAAGCCAATCCATCGCGATTACTTACCAACCTGATCGCCGATGTAGATTCCATCAAACTGTTCGTATCGCAGGCAATTGTGTCGCTGGTATCATCTCTGTTCATTATTATAGGAGCCAGCGTACTGCTGATCACTATCAACTGGAAACTGGCGCTGGCCGTAATAGCCACGCTTCCTATCATGGGAATTACTTTTTACCTGGTATTGAAAAAAGTAAGGTCGTTGTTTATCCAGAGCCGGGAAATAATGGACTGGCTCAATAAAGTGATCAATGAAAGCATTCTTGGTGCTGCGTTGATCAGGGTGGTAAACTCGCAACAGCCGGAATACAATAAATTCCTTGATGCCAACGGCAAGGCCATGGGCTTCGGACTAAGCATTGTGAAATTGTTTGCAGGACTGATTCCTGTGATCACCTTTTCTGCCAGCATCGCTTCACTGGTCATTCTTACACTCGGCGGCCATTTTGTTATCTCGGGCAGTATGACATTGGGCGATTTTGCAGCCTTCAGCAGTTATCTTACGCTTCTCATCTTCCCGATACTCGTTATTGGCTTTATGAGCAATATCATTGCCCAGGCCTCCGCCTCCTATCAGCGTATCAGCGCTGTGGTAAACATGCCCGACATCATGCCCGGCGGATCAGTAACCGCTTCCCTGAAAGGCGATATCGAATTCAGAGACATCAATGTCAGCTACGGTCAGAAGCCGGTGCTGAAAGACATTTCCTTCCGGGTGAAAGCAGGATCCAAAGTGGCCGTGATTGGCCCCACGGCGGCAGGTAAAACCCAGCTGCTGTACCTGCTCACAGGACTGATTAAACCTACTGCCGGTAATGTTTTGGTAGATGGACATGCTGTCGGTGATTACAACCCGGAATCGTTCCACAGCCAGGTTGGCTTCGTGTTCCAGGACAGCATCATTTTTAATATGAGCATACGGGAGAATATCGCCTTCAATGAAACCGTTACCAATAAGGATATGGAGAAGGCCCTCACAGTCGCCGCGTTAAAGGATTTCACCGATACACTCCCGGATGGACTGGAAACAGTAGTATCGGAAAGAGGGGCTAGTCTTTCCGGTGGACAAAAACAACGCATCATGCTTGCCAGGGCCCTGGCTATCAATCCTAAGCTGCTCCTGCTCGACGATTTCACCGCCCGCGTGGATACCAATACAGAGAAAAAGATCCTGGAAAATGTACATGCCATGTACCCGGGAATCACTTTGCTATCCGTCACACAAAAAATTGCATCTGTGGCACATTACGATCAGATCATTCTGCTCATGCAGGGAGAGATCATTGCCATAGGCACACATCAGGAGCTGATGCAATCCAGTCCTGAATACATCCAGATTTTTAACTCCCAGCAAAGTACCAGCAATTATGAATTACAATCTTAA
- a CDS encoding sigma-70 family RNA polymerase sigma factor, protein MTTQLSDMALFQLMKAGSIEGFTELYNRYWEELYGFAWKILGNKDHAEDVLQELFLHIWDKRDAIQITHQVKAYLYRCLKNRIYNFLKANAVKNTHYQALLNTINHLEDEDARIEQKESTIRLLHHLEILPGKMKEIARLYLIEGLNVKEISYLLSLSEHTVRNQLNNMKRRLLRNNQKC, encoded by the coding sequence ATGACCACCCAGTTATCAGATATGGCCTTATTCCAACTCATGAAAGCCGGCAGCATTGAGGGCTTCACGGAGTTATACAACCGGTACTGGGAGGAACTATATGGTTTTGCCTGGAAGATATTAGGAAATAAAGACCATGCGGAAGATGTGCTCCAGGAGCTGTTCCTCCATATATGGGATAAGCGCGATGCTATTCAGATCACACACCAGGTAAAAGCTTACCTGTACCGCTGTCTTAAAAACAGGATCTATAATTTTCTCAAAGCCAACGCTGTAAAAAACACGCATTACCAGGCCCTGCTTAATACCATTAACCATTTGGAAGATGAGGACGCACGGATAGAACAAAAAGAAAGTACCATCCGGCTCCTGCATCACCTCGAAATCCTTCCCGGCAAAATGAAAGAAATTGCCAGGCTGTATCTTATCGAAGGCCTCAATGTCAAAGAAATCTCTTACTTACTCTCCCTTTCCGAACATACCGTCAGAAACCAGCTGAATAACATGAAACGACGGTTACTACGCAATAATCAGAAATGTTAA